The sequence below is a genomic window from Sorangiineae bacterium MSr12523.
GGGTGAAGACCGCCCATCACGAAGAGCGCGGGTTTCGGCGTGGAAATGGCACGGTTCGTCAGCGTGAGGACCAAAAGGTCATATCCTCCGCGCCCGGCTTTCTTCTCCCAACTCGGACCGATGCTCGTCACCTTTCCAAGGTGCGGATACTCCGATGCGATCCGCTGCAGTGCCGAGTGCGTCTCCTCCACGGTGCGGTAACACGGATAGCCTGCAATGGCCGTCGATTCGGTGTTCGCGCGCAGCTGCATGCGTGCGGTTCGCGTTTCGCGTCGAACGATGTCCACTCGGTGGCCACTCGCTACGAGGGCCTCGTATTTCGAAGGCTCGTCGATGAGCACCGAGACCCATCCTGCTTCGCCGTCCACCTGCTCGAGCGCATCGTAGGATTGCACCAACTGCTGCAAATCGGCCTCGTCCTTGTAATGGACATGGGTGAACAGCTTTTCCCCCGATGCGGGAGGCTCCGCGTCGGAGGATGATACGGCGTCACTCGAACAGCCCGCCGCTCCGCCATACGCCAATAGGACGACCGCCGAGATCGAAACGAGGATTCGCCGGACAGACGGCGAAGTACACCATGCCGATTTCATCGATGCGCCCTCGGTTGCCCGCCTCTACAAGCCGCGTATTCCAGAAGGACGGGGTGAGTTTAGCACGGAGGGCCTATTCATTTGACGAATCCAAATAGCCATTTCGTCATTTCGCCCTGGCGTCGAGCTCAGCGCTCGTTCGACGGCTTGTCATGGCTGACCCGGCGGTGTACGGGGATAGGGATCTTCCGCTTCCCCGGGAGGACGAGGCGAGTGCTCACTGTGCCGTTGGTGTTCAAATCACGACATCGACGCGGTCGAGAAGCACTTGGTCCCAGCGCCGAACGCGATGGTGATATTTATGTGGAGAAAGCGAGGTCCTCGTGGCGACTAACATCGGCTGGTTTGCCGTACGTACTGGTGCAGATCTCGTCCCCGTGCTGAAGAAGTTGCGCCAGCGCGCAGCGAAGGATGACATCCCCGATGGGTTTCGCATTGCCGCGGGCGAGGAACCGGCCAAGCCGACGGGACTCGAAGCCTTCAAAGCGTTTTTCAAGAGGGCGTCGCCCACGCCTGTGTTCACCAGCGCAATGCTCATCGGCTGGACATTTGCCGCCGCACCGCAATGGGCCCAAGCCGTGTCCCAGGAGCTCGGATGCGTAGCCGTATCGTTCTTCGTATTCGAGGGGACTTGGAATTACGCCATCTTCGATTCGGGGGTCGAAGTTGCCGCCATGGAGGTGTACTCGCTGCCGAGGCCCGTCCTATATGGCGATATCGAACGCGCCGCTTCCTTGTTGGGCGTCGATACTGCTCTATTTCGCCGTTATGAAGACGCGCTCCAGTCGGCCGTCGTCGAAGGTGACGCCGACGATGGTGCCGAAGAGCCATCGCCTTTTCCCGGAGACGAGTACCCGCCCCACGACGAGTGGGCCCATGTCGACTTCGCACGACGTCTGGGCGACATTCCATATCCCGGAGAAGGACTCGAGTTTCATTGGGACGAAGGCGCCCCTCCCGTCAACAACGCCTCCTGGGTCGGGCTCCCCGCGCGCCTGCCGACGCCAGTGTGATATGCCTCATATCGAAGTACGCAGCGTCCGGATCGAGCCCGCAGATCCCGTGAGCGCCGCTCTTGCCGTGAGACGCGGGCGAAGGGCATGATGTCGCATGCCGAACCTCAGCGACTTGGTCCTTCTCGCCCGCGAGCACATCCCCCCGAGGCTCCTCGCGGAGGTCGTCGTTATGGGTAGCGCGGCCATCGCTTTGCACGGAGTCGACCTGGGCCGCGCGCCAGGGGATATCGATTTGTTCGTATCCGTATCGACCTTGGATGCCTGGCCCTCGGAGGGCTTCACCCGCGGCACGAAACACGGCATTCCAAGAATCACCGCGGACGCGACCGATCTCCTGGAGATCTTTGCGACATTCCCCGGTGTCGCTTTCGACGCGGTCAACAGCCGCGCCGGCGCAACACCGATCTCGCATGGCTTACGCGTCGCAGCCCTCGACGATTTGCTCACGTGGAAACGCGCCCAGGCTCGACTCCGCGCCGACGCTGCAGGCCGCACGAAAGACGAGAACGACATTCGAGCGATGGAGGCTTACCAAGGTGGAGTCTCGTTCCCGAGGCGCTCCTGACTTACCGTCTGCCAACCACGTCAGGACGGATCTTGGTAACCGCATGCCACGGCCAAAGCCGCGGCCTCGGGTGCATAGCGCGCGGGTCGGCCGCGAGCCCACTCGTAAACGCCACCAATCATGTAGCGCATGTCCTGGACATGCTTCGCCACCGCGGAGGTCTCGGCAGCATCGAGCCTCAGCTTTTCGCACATGGCAGGGATTTGCGATTCGAGCTCCAGGAAGCGCTCACTGGCCTGCCGGACCATCGTTCGGATATGTTCGATGGCTCGGGTCCGTGAGCATGCGTTCGCGCGTTCGAGAACGAGGAGCATATTGTTCACCTCCCCTCGCTGCTCTTCGCGTTCGACCGCGTGGACATCGTTCGGGAGATACATCAGCATTTCCGTTTGCGCGAGCAAGTCGCGAAGGACGGGCACCTGACGCACGCGATTTGGCAACTCGAAGTGCCCCACCCGCTCCCCGAATAGAAGCATCGGCTCGACGAACGCGGTAATTTTGCGCGTTTCCATGTACTGCGCAACACTGGGGACGCCGGCACTCCGGTCGATGCGTCTCAGATATGTCGCGAAAAATTCCCGAACGAGTCGGCGCACGTGTGCCTGCCATGCTTCCGACATATCCTTCGTAAGGCGCGACCATAGCTCGCGCCATGCGCGGCCGTACGAGGTAGCGGATGCAACCCCGCTTCCATCGTAGAAAGAAAGCAAGTCGTGACAGATCTCCGTCGCCGCTGCCGCGCGCGAGCACGCGGGACTATCAATCTGGTCATTGAGAAGCCCCACGATGCCCATAAGGTCCGCCATGGCGTCGAGATCGACACCGATCGCGTTGGGATAGAGTCGCGCCACCAACTCGGGCATGCGCATGGCCCTGAAATAACCGACTTCGGCCTCGGTGCCGAGCAGCCGGTAATGCCGTATCCATCCGAGCATATGAGTTTCGACGCGTTCCAGCGCTACGGGGCTAATCTCACTCACAAATGGTATATAGAAATTGAAATCGAATGGCATGAAGACTCCGTCCAATGCATCGCCAGAATGACGGTCGCAAGGTCACGCTGCGGTCAACGGTCGTACCGCAGCGTCGCTCGAACGAGCGCTTCCACCGCCGGCCCCATGTCGCCACCCACCGCACGCCGGAGAACGGCCACCGCGGTGTCGGTGCGCTCGTCGATGCATTTTTCGACGACTGCAACGGCTCCGGAGGTTCGAAACAGGACACGCAATTCCTCGGCCTCGTTATCGGTTATTTCCGGATTCCCGTACAGATGGCGAATACGTTGAATCTGGTCGGGGCGGGCCAGTCGAAGCGCATACGCAACGAGAACGGTCGGCGTGCCCTGGCGCACATCGTCGAGCATGGCCTTGCCGGTAACGTCCATCTTGCGAAAGATATCCAGAATATCATTTCGAAATTGGAAGGCCTCGCCGATGGCGACTCCGGCCTTGGCGTACGCACCTTGGAGCTCGACAGAAGCATCGGCCATGATGCCGCCAGCACGCAGCGCGGGGCTAAACATGTAGCGGCCGCATTTGTGATGGGCGATGGTGAAGGCTCGGGAAAGATCGTAGTCGCGGGCGGCTTGTGCGATGAGCTCGAGCACCGTGCCGTAGGCAGCGTGTCGGACGATCTCGTCAACGACCGCCCGCAGGGCACGTGCTCGAGCGGCATCGCGCGTGGATCGGTCGATGAGGGTGCCCGTCCAGGACAGACACAGATCAGAAAGAACGAGCGTACCCGAAATGCCAAAATCGTCCGGCGATCCCCCCCAGCATCGCTCGACATGATGCTCCGTGAGTTGACGAGGCATGGCGGCTTGCCCCCGACGCAGAGGTGAGCGATCCACGATATCATCTTGCAGGAGCGCGCACGCTTGCAGCATTTCCAGTCCAGCGGCGGCGGTTACCAGCCCCGGTGGGTGCGGCGCGCCGCTGGCTCCGCGAAAACCCCAGTAGCAGTAGGTCGCGAGTGCACGCTTTCCGCCCTCGAGAATGAACCTCCGAAGCCGTTTCAACAGCCAGGTCAACTCTGGTGTGTCGAACGCAAGGGGCAACTCGTCCAGGAACTTCGCGAGGACCGCGTTGACGGCGGCGAGGAATACGCCCTGGTTCGCGCGCTCGAACTCGTGACGCACCGATCCGTCTTGCGAATACGCGGTCATGTTGCCCTTCTCCTTCCACCACGGAGAAGCCCGCGGAGCCCTCGCAAGTGCTCCGCCAGGCCCAATTCTTCGAAACGCCGTCCGCCTTGGTGAGTCGTTGCTCGATGACTCCCCTCTTTTCGCGTCGAGCACGCTCAGCTTTCGCTCAGCTTCTTCAAGTTCTCCAGCGCACGACCCGTATTTGCTTCGTTGACAGTGAAAACGTTGGCCACGACCGCATTCAACGAATCGGCTACCCCACCGAGAAGCTTTCCCACTGTCCCCAACTTGCTACGAAACGTATCGGTTAGCATTTGGTAATTTGCTTCCACGGAGACGCGCGTACCGTTCCCCTCGGGATGCAGGGTCCAAGAAAGCGTTCCCTTGAAACCACCGTCCGCCGTAAACTTGATGCTTTTCGGTTTCTGCACACTCTCGGTGCGGAGCTTTACCTGGATTGGAAAGTCCGCGATACCGGCAAGCTTGACGGTATACGTCACTTGGTAAGAATCCCCTACGGGTGTCGACTTGCTCGCGCCCGGTATATACTTTTCCAAGTTCGAAAGATCTTCGAGAATCGCGAAGATCTTCTCCGGCGGGGCCTGAATTACCGTCTCTTTTTTGACAATTGACCTATCGGTCCATTCGCTAGTCATGATGCCCCCTTTCTCGTTACTGCGGAGTAACGAGGACTTCTTGTATCGAAATGATCATCGAAGGGTGATGAACACGACGCCCGATGGAATGCGAACGACGCGACGCGCGTGATATGGGTCTCGTCCGCCGCAACTCGGCGACATGTTCAAAGGGTTCGATGTCCTTGATCTCATGAAGGTTCGCGGGCTCTATCGATGATGTCACATGAACATCACGACGACCTTCCGTGTCGCTCGGGTCGGTATAGCAATCCTATATCGTCATCGCTACGATTCGACCGCGCGCCGTCGATTGCCCAAAGCCATGCGATTCCACGTATGCCGGCGCCCGCGAACCGCAACGGAGTACGCATAGAGCAACTCCGGATCGCCCATTCCAGGCAAGAAGCAGTCGCCGATGTGATGCGCATCGACGCCAATCTCCTTCGCATTGAGCGCAAGCTGCGGAACCACCGTGGTATGCGCCCCCTCTTGGCTCGTTCCAATGGCGCCCATCACAATCGCGCCGGCGTTCTGCACGGCCGCGACGGCCTCGGCAGCGAGCTCCTTCGTCACCCCCGGCAATGTCCCGGGCAGCGGAAGGATCACGCCATCGGCGCCCGCTTCCACCAGCCGCGTGAGCCGCTCCGTGGTGACCGGCTCACGGCGTCCCGCATGGTGCATCTTTCCCGCCCATAGCGCGGCATCGTCCCCGAGGCTTCGCCGCAATTCCGCGGTAACCCTTGCGAGCCCTTCATAGCTCCCATCGGTGCTGGGGTTCGCCGTCAGGCAGATCATCGCCGCGCCCGCATCGATAAGCCGTTTCGCGTGCTCCGGCTTCGCGCTGCGGCGCTCCGGCACGTCCCCCGGCTCCAGGTTCACCGCCACCGGCCGACCGATGCACAATGCAAGGTCTCCCAAGCTCGCAAAAGAACCGAGCCCGGGAAACCGGAACTGCGCGCCGTCCCAAACCCGGTCAATCATATTGAGGATGACAATGTCGGCACCAAATGCCGCCATCAGCTCCATATTGTGAACACCGGCCCCATCCGGCGAAAACGACAGCACCGAGCGCTCGGCGAAAACCTCCGCCACCATCGTGCGCCCCTCCCCCGCGGCCACCGCGTTCGTCAACGGCTTGCCCCGCAGTCGCGCCAGCGCATCACGGTCGAGATCGAGAATTCGTGTCACCATCGTGTGTGTCTCCGAGGGGGGAACGACGTTGGAGCGTGCCAGCTCTCGGCGAGAAGTCAACGGTCCCGTCGGGCCTTCATACTTTGGCGTTCTGGATACCCTCGAAACGACATGGCCAACTTGGAGTCGCGTCATTCGACGAAAACAGGGTCACGCCCAAGCTCTCGACCCGTTAACGAATCATGCCCATTCGTTCGAGGCCGCGTGTGGATTATTTAGTTAAATCCGTCACTTCGACCCAAACACTCTGACGTAGAGAGTTTATTTTCGAACGAAAGACGAATTTACGAAACTTTTGTCATCGTAAAATGCCCCATTGCATCCGGCGATGCGGATACCACATTGACGGGGCCGCGTTTCATGATGGGCACGTGATCATGAACATATGTATCGAAGAAACTCCGGCAGCATGTCGCGAGGCAATCTTTGCTTTGAAGGAAAGCCTGAAACATGAATCATCAACAAATTCGGGCAAATGGCTCGCCGTCCCGGTCGTGGCCCAGCCAAACCGTATCCGTCGATGACATTCCCAATCTCGACCCTCATCCAACCTACACGCCCATTTGCGGGCCCACCCCAACATCGCCCGCCCGGATACGACTTCCAAGCGGGCATGAGGTCGTTCATCTGACGCGATACGACGATGTCGTGGCGGTATTGGGCGACTCCTCATTTTCCAGAAGTGTCGCGAATGTCGAAGATGGGCCCAGTTTCTTCCCCATACCGATGCCGCCAGACATGCTGTTCAACCTGGACATGCCGAATCACTCGAGGGTGCGTCGGGTGGTCAATGGCCCCTACGGTTCGGGCGGAGTTCGCAGCCTGGAAAGGGTGCTGGATGAGGTTCTCGACGAGCGTTGCGCAGCATTGCGTGCCCAATCGTCACCGGATCTCTACGAAACGGTGCTCGATGAGGTAACCATCCGCGTCAACAGCACATTCCTCGGCTTGCGACTGAGCGATCGGGAACATTACCGTCGACTCGGCCAGACATTGCTGCGGATGCCGGCGGACGATATCCACGGCTTGCGTGGGGCCATCGGAGCCCTCTACGACTACGTTTTATGGCTGATTCATCATGAACGGGAGCTTGCTCCGGACGGTTTCGTTCATCGATTGGTGGCAGGACGCCATGACAGCGATCCGCCATTGACGGATGACGAGCTCGTGGCGATTCTGCTCCTCTCCGTGGTCGGCGGGGACCAAAACGTCCTCTCGGTGCTTACCAAATCGGTCTACACGCTGTTGGTCGCGCGGCCACTGTGGGAGCGGCTCGTCGCAAATCCGGAGATCGCGCCAGATCTGGTCGAGGAGCTAATCCGTCTTATCCCCGTGGGGCGGATTTCCACGTTCCCACGTGTCTCGACGCGCCCCATCGTCACCTCGCATGGCGAGCTCCCCGCGGGGACGGCGGTTTATGCGGATGCCTTCGCCGCAAATCGCGATCCATTGGCCTTTCCCGCACCGCGGACAATCGATCCAACGCGCCGCGGCGCACGTCACGTGCAATTCGGCTACGGGATGCATCACTGCATGGCTTCCGCCCTTGCGCGCCTCGAGATCACGGCGGTCATCGGCCGACTCGCGCGCGAGTTTCCGAGGCTCGAGCTCACCGTTCCACCCGAGAGTTTGCCCTGGGACACCGGCACTCTGCTGCGCCGCCCAACGACATTGCCCGTGCGCTGGTGAGGGGACCATGTCCAGTGAGCCGTGGCCGCTCTACTCTCCACCCTCGAGTGTGCAAAAGATGGACGCCGTCCGCGCTCTCCAGCAGTGGGTTCGTGAGTACCTTTGTCAGCCGCACGCGCAACTCGGTAGAGCCGGGCCGGTCTGCCCCTATGTGCCATTGGCGTTGAGTCGAGGTCACCTATTTGCCGTGTTGTGGGGGGAACGGCCAATGGACCTCGCCGGCATGATGGGCGGCATGCGCGCGTATCGCCGCTGGTTCGAACATCTCGGACCGGACATGGGCCAACGTGCCTTGATGGTGATTTTCCCCGACATTCACGGCCATGACGTGCATGGGTTGGTGGACAGCGTGCAGCGCCGGCTCAAGTCCGAATTCGTCGACCGTGGCCTGATGATCGGCGAATTTCACAGTGGGCCACCCGCCGCACCTGGACTCCATAATGCGGATTTTCGCCCGCTCCGCAGTCCGTTGCCCATGTTGGCCATACGCGCCATGGTTCCTTCCGACTTGCCGTTCTTGCGCGGCGATACTCGCCATTGTGCAGCCTATCGAGCACGCTTTGGAAAGGAACCAAGGTGACCACGGTGACGCCCCATCTCGTGATCATTGGCGGCGGAATGACAGGAACCGCCGCATTCATCGCCGCCGTTCGTCATCGGTTCGCGAAACGGATCGACATCGTCGATCCGCTGCCCATCATAGGAACCGGAACAGCCTTTTCGGCTTCGAGCCCCGTCCTTCTGTGCAACACGTCCGTGGCCATTACCTCCCTTTTGGCGGACCAACCCGACGATTTCTACGCCTATCTGCACAACACGGGCCGTCCCGTAACCCGCGATGACTTCGTGCCGCGTTCCTGGATGACCGAGTACGCGAGGGACCGTTACCTCGTGTATCGCTCCCTTCATGAGCGAAGGGGTGGAGAGCACCGGCATCTTACGGCCCGCGCCGTGGCCGTGGTTCGTGATGCCAGGCCGCGTGACGAAGGCTCACGCTATCGTGTGGAGCTGGACAATGGCGAGGTCGTCGAAGCTACATGCGTATTCGTCGGTCACGGTCACGGAGAACCACGAGTTCCCGAGGTGCTGCAGCCCCACCTGGGTCAAGAAGGGATCTTCCGCGGTCTCTTTCCGGAAGATCGCTTGCTGCAGGCGCTACCGCCACGAGCCCGCGTCCTCGTCCTTGGAACACGGCTCTCCGGAATCGATGCAGCGCTGCTCCTTTGCGGATCCGGGCACCACGTGACCATGGCCTCGCCGTCGGGTGGGCTTCCTGCGGTCCGTACGCGGACGGGCCGCAAGAAGCCCGGGCTGGTGCGCGCGTCGGACATCGCGGCGCTGGAGACGACGCCTGATGCGACTGGAGCGGCATTCGATGAGAAAGTGAAGACATTGGTTCGCTCCGTGATCGCCAGGATCAGCCCGCGGCCCCTCGAGGAGCAGATCTCGTCCCTCCCCGGCGTGGTCGACCGATTGCGCGCCGAGATTCGCCTCGCAGAACAGGGCCGCACGGACTGGCAAGATGCGTTATGCGCATTCGTAGACGCCGCAAACGACGCCTTGCCCCGGCGCCCCAGTTCCGTCCGCGACGCCGCGATGCGCCTGTGCCAAGGCCCGGTAGCGCGCTACCTCGCAGCATTCCCATTGGCGAACGCCAAGAGATTACTCCGTTATATCGAATCGGGCCGACTCGTGATCCGCTCCGGCGTGCCCTTGGATATCCGCCGCCATCGACACTGGCTCGTCACATGGCAAGACGCCTCGCAGACGCCATTCGACGCCATCGTTACAGCCGCCGGTTATCACATTCCCAAACTGCACGCACAACGCGACCGCATCGACCTGGTCAACGATCCATCCAAGTGCTGCACTCCCCCAACCGTGCATGCCGAGCTCGATATCACCCTCCCCGGCGCATCGACCCGCGAGAACATTTGGCTGCTCGGTATTAGCTCTTCGATCCGCATCCCGTCGATCAATGCCATCTACCCCATGGCCCAACAGGTTCACCGCGTCTGCCGCGAATCCCGCGCGACCACATGGTCATTTTCGACCACCGACGCCATCAAGGGCTGATCTTTTCGCGCAACGTACGCGCCGTTCGGCCGACAAACGGTGTAGGAACGCGCCCGGCAATCGGGGCAACTTTGGTCGGAGAGTGAAATGACGTGTGGCGGTGGGGTCGTTCGCAGATACGGCGCATGGCTTGGGTTGTTCGTGGGACTGTTCGTCGTTATTGGCACCACGGGCTGCAGCGGCAACTCCGCGGAGTATTCGTTCGAGCCGGACGGAGGTGCACCCGATGGGGCGCCCGCGCAGCAGGTGGCCGCGCCGGAGTTCGAGCCTGGGGGCGGATCCTACGCGTCCGCGCAAAAGGTGGTACTGCGCACCGCAACGGCCGGAGCCGTCATTCACTATACGCTGGACGGAACGACTCCGAGTGCCGATTCACCCGCCTATGCCGGGCCGCTGGCCATCGCGAAAACGACGACGGTCAAGGCATTCGCCCGAAAGAGCGGTGCGACCGATTCGGAGGTTCGAACGGCCACGTACACCATCGACGTTCCGCCTGGTACCGTGGAGCCGGTGCAGCTCGAGCCCAATTCGGGCGACTACTCCAATGACGTTGCGGTCCATCTTTCGAGTGGCACGGCAAACGCGACCCTCTGCTATGCACTCGATGGGACTCCGCCTGCATGCGATGCGACAGGTCGCTGCGCCGAGCATGCCACTGCGTACACGGAGCCGGTTGCCATCACTCGAACGGGCCGGCAGATTCGTGCCCTCGCCTGCAAGAAGGGGATGATCGCATCGTCCGAGGCGCAAGCGACGTACACGCTTACGGCCGCAAAGCCCACATTCACCCCGGCATCCGGCAGCAACGAACCTTCGAAGCTGACCATCGCAACCGAGACCCGGGCCGGCGCGATCCATTACACGGTGAACGGCGGAACCCCGGACTGCAAGACCCCGGATTCCTTCATTGACTCCGGGACATTTCCGTCGGTTTTCGCTGACGCCACCACCGTCAAGGCGCTCACGTGCAAAGAGGGGTATGCTCCGAGCGAGGTCGTCACCGCCAACTACTTGGGCGCTGTGTGCAATGGCGATTATTACGTCGGCGAGCGCCCGCAGCTCGAAGCCTTGGCGCACTGCCAGACCATCAATGGATCCCTCACGATTCGACGTCTCGACGCGCCCGACCTGGCACCGCTTGCAAATCTTGCGCAGGTGAACGGGCCGCTGACGATCGAAAGCACCTACACGTTGCGTTCCCTCCATGGATTGGAATCGCTGAGGAGCGCGCGGTTTCTCACGGTGCTCTGGAACCACGGACTGAACTCCTTGGAGGGTTTGCAAGGGCTAACGTCGGTCGAGAATGCTTTCGTTCTCGACTACAACGAGTCGTTGACGACGTTGCATGGCTTGGAGGCGCTTGTTCACGTTGGCGGCAATTTCTCGATAACCGGCAACGCGTCGCTGACGAACCTGGAGGGAATCGCCTCACTGCAGACGGTTGACGGCGCGCTCATCGTCGGATTCAACGCGCTCCCCGAATGGATAGGGCCAGCCTCGCTCGTGAAAGTCGGCGGACTTTACATATCCAACGAGCCCAAGTTGCTTCGTGTTGGCGGCTTCCCGGCGCTCGCCGAAGTTGGTGGACAGCTCCAGGTCGTGGCCAATGACGCGCTGACGACTTTCGCGGAGATGCCCGCCCTGACCGCGATTCGTGATGGCGCAATGTTCTCCCTGAATCCGAAGTTGCATGCGGTGTCCGGCTTCCCCAAGCTGCGCGATTTGGGTGGCCTTTCCCTTGTACTGAACGACAGCCTGACGCGTTTCGCGGCCTTTCCCGAGCTCACGGCCATTCATGGTGATGTGGTCATCGCCCGCAATCCCGTCCTGATGGTGCTTGATATCCAGAGCGTGCAAACCATCGGCGGCATCCTCAATTTGAGGGATCTGCCGGGACTGTCGTCCCTTCGCGGGCTTGGCGGGTTGACGGAGGTCCAGGGTTGGTTCATGGCGTTTTCGGGCGAGCTTGGATTCGTCGACCTGCACGGACTCGAACGATTGAAGTCGGTTCAAGGCCTCCTCCAGATCGGGCCCTCGACCGGACTCTCGGATCTTCAAGGGTTGAACGGACTGACGGCAGTCGGCTATCTCGACGTAGTCGAGAACAAGCATCTACAGACCCTACGCGGCCTCGAGAAACTGGAGAGCGTGCCCGGGACACCCGGCCAGTCGATTCGCATCTACGCCAACGAGGCCTTGACCGAGATCGGCGCGCTCAATTCCATCGTAAGCCTTCAACAGCCGCTGGAAATCAATGGCAATCGCAGCCTCACGCACTTCAATGGCCTGCACGGGCTGAAGTCGGCCGATTTCATTTACGTGACCATCAACCAAGCCATGTCGAAGCTCGACGGTCTCGATGCCCTCACGCATACCTCGAGAGATCTTCGAATCGTAGCCAACGGCCTCACCTCGCTCGACGACCTTCATTCGCTCACCGAAGTAGGGGGCTCGCTCATAATCTCCGAAGAGGCCCTTGCCAGCATGCGCGGCCTGGGGTCGCTCACGTCCATTGGCGGCGAGCTATCCATCTCGAGTTGCAAGACGCTTCCCACCTTGACTGGCCTGGGGTCGCTGCGCTCGATTGGCGGATTGCTCAGTATTGCCTACAACGACGCGCTGACGAGCATAGACGACCTCGGCCAGCTCACACAGCTCGGTGGGCCTTTCACCGTCTGGGACAACCGCGCCTTGCCGCCATGTCAACCGGAGAGCCTCGCCGCCAAGCTGCAGGCCCTTGGCTACACCGGGACGATCACCATCCAGAACAACGGCGGCACCGGCACCTGCGGCGTGGCTGGCTTACGCCCCAGATTACGGCCCCCTCCCCGACTCCAAGATGCTTTTTAGGTCACGCAATATTATTTGCAAGACCTCCTTGAGCGCATTCTCATACTCATCATCAGCCAACCAATCAACACTCGTTGCATTCATGATTTGCGCAGTAAAATCCGGCCGCCATGACGACATGGCTTCCTCGAGCTCCGACACGAGTGGCGCGAGCGACGGATTCTTTCGAAGATACCGACGTGCCAGATCGGTTGCGGCAACGTTTGCGGTAGCGAACAGCTCCGCCTTATTGTTCATATCGACTGAGTCCAGATTGAACCAGCTCGTAAGAACTGCGCAGAATGCCGGAGATAGCGATTTGGATGACACGAGGTCGGGATCCGGGTTGGCGTAGGATAATATCTCAAGGCGAGCCGTCGTGGAGAATGCCAGTCCGCGCGAGACGTTCCACGGACGGCGATGCAAAGCGAGCTTGCTTTTCTCTATGATGCGCGTGGGGGACAAAGCCTCCGTATCGCCTTACCGCGACTCCGCAACCGATACCCTAGAGGTGTCCGGGCGGACCGATGGCGCGCTAAGATCAACATGCCCCGTCACCCAAGTCTCTGTGTCAACAGCAGCTTTGCTTGTTCTCGCATCGAGCCGTTGGAGAAACTGCGATGAATCGTGGGAAACTTCCGTCATTCGTACAAATCGTTTTGGCGGCGCCATTGTCACGCTCGAAGCATCGCTGCTCTATCCAGATAACGTCGACCATTGCCGTTCAGCGAGCACTAATGTATCCAAGGCTTCCGAAATATGAACTCCTATTAGCTTCACGCAACCAAGGCCCGCGCCATAGATCTTCCCATCATCGCCGCACAACAAAATAACCTGTCGCCCAACCTCACCAATTGGAAATAACTTTACACAATAGTCCTGTTCCCACTGTTTGATTCGATCGACTTCACTGGACGCAGCATAGTACGGATCAAAATGGAATTCGGTTGGGTTAAAAAGATTCGTAGGCGACGTAGGTGGCGTGATTTTGAGTCCTCCAAGATTTTCCAATATCGTGCGTGCA
It includes:
- a CDS encoding FAD/NAD(P)-binding protein, which produces MTTVTPHLVIIGGGMTGTAAFIAAVRHRFAKRIDIVDPLPIIGTGTAFSASSPVLLCNTSVAITSLLADQPDDFYAYLHNTGRPVTRDDFVPRSWMTEYARDRYLVYRSLHERRGGEHRHLTARAVAVVRDARPRDEGSRYRVELDNGEVVEATCVFVGHGHGEPRVPEVLQPHLGQEGIFRGLFPEDRLLQALPPRARVLVLGTRLSGIDAALLLCGSGHHVTMASPSGGLPAVRTRTGRKKPGLVRASDIAALETTPDATGAAFDEKVKTLVRSVIARISPRPLEEQISSLPGVVDRLRAEIRLAEQGRTDWQDALCAFVDAANDALPRRPSSVRDAAMRLCQGPVARYLAAFPLANAKRLLRYIESGRLVIRSGVPLDIRRHRHWLVTWQDASQTPFDAIVTAAGYHIPKLHAQRDRIDLVNDPSKCCTPPTVHAELDITLPGASTRENIWLLGISSSIRIPSINAIYPMAQQVHRVCRESRATTWSFSTTDAIKG
- a CDS encoding polyprenyl synthetase family protein, translated to MTAYSQDGSVRHEFERANQGVFLAAVNAVLAKFLDELPLAFDTPELTWLLKRLRRFILEGGKRALATYCYWGFRGASGAPHPPGLVTAAAGLEMLQACALLQDDIVDRSPLRRGQAAMPRQLTEHHVERCWGGSPDDFGISGTLVLSDLCLSWTGTLIDRSTRDAARARALRAVVDEIVRHAAYGTVLELIAQAARDYDLSRAFTIAHHKCGRYMFSPALRAGGIMADASVELQGAYAKAGVAIGEAFQFRNDILDIFRKMDVTGKAMLDDVRQGTPTVLVAYALRLARPDQIQRIRHLYGNPEITDNEAEELRVLFRTSGAVAVVEKCIDERTDTAVAVLRRAVGGDMGPAVEALVRATLRYDR
- a CDS encoding SRPBCC family protein; protein product: MTSEWTDRSIVKKETVIQAPPEKIFAILEDLSNLEKYIPGASKSTPVGDSYQVTYTVKLAGIADFPIQVKLRTESVQKPKSIKFTADGGFKGTLSWTLHPEGNGTRVSVEANYQMLTDTFRSKLGTVGKLLGGVADSLNAVVANVFTVNEANTGRALENLKKLSES
- a CDS encoding cytochrome P450, whose amino-acid sequence is MLFNLDMPNHSRVRRVVNGPYGSGGVRSLERVLDEVLDERCAALRAQSSPDLYETVLDEVTIRVNSTFLGLRLSDREHYRRLGQTLLRMPADDIHGLRGAIGALYDYVLWLIHHERELAPDGFVHRLVAGRHDSDPPLTDDELVAILLLSVVGGDQNVLSVLTKSVYTLLVARPLWERLVANPEIAPDLVEELIRLIPVGRISTFPRVSTRPIVTSHGELPAGTAVYADAFAANRDPLAFPAPRTIDPTRRGARHVQFGYGMHHCMASALARLEITAVIGRLAREFPRLELTVPPESLPWDTGTLLRRPTTLPVRW